Proteins found in one Hirundo rustica isolate bHirRus1 chromosome Z, bHirRus1.pri.v3, whole genome shotgun sequence genomic segment:
- the LOC120765829 gene encoding uncharacterized protein LOC120765829, whose amino-acid sequence MSTRAAPPQGEPGRLKVETGRPQLQHSSSAASAAASHPPPGFGTRSQPCQHLEGRELSPSLCARTPPLLSALPGSARPARPGADTSLGDRRCAATGRAGAGAGCCGSSPLPRAAAGARVPGGCGKLRHFRTIPPTRSLLPPPLVAGAVLSPSPCLRLPRPFPAPPSPLGLGARLPGAPQAPRRVLERVGEARKKTGREQTPLLPLSSPRIDCDRRRIAGCSGRWDSNLQSNLYGSKRKEGARVQCCRQCCEPGDGERRRLLGKAGTARGRRRLKVGKDAGAAPGTARKGMQIQQAWQESQSLPEQRCRPSGLRSLQSFQMLAADADVCFYTRSSVYHLGLPPCPVPVSVSKAFG is encoded by the exons ATGTCAACGAGGGCTGCACCTCCTCAGGGTGAGCCGGGACGGCTCAAGGTTGAGACCGGCCGGCCCcaactgcagcacagcagctccgcCGCTTCGGCTGCTGCATCCCACCCCCCGCCCGGCTTCGGCACCCGGTCACAGCCGTGCCAGCACCTGGAGGGACGAGAGCTGTCCCCGTCTCTGTGTGCCCGCACCCCgcctctcctctctgcccttcccGGCTCGGCAcggcccgcccgccccggcgccGATACCTCGCTCGGCGACAGGCGCTGTGCTGCGacgggccgggctggggcaggTGCCGGCTGCTGcggctcctctcctctcccacgGGCTGCGGCCGGCGCCCGTGTGCCCGGGGGTTGCGGGAAGTTGCGG CATTTCCGGACCATCCCACCGACACggtccctccttcctcctcccctcgtTGCGGGCGCCGTactctctccctccccctgccTCCGGCTCCCCCGCCCCTTTCCTGCACCGCCCTCGCCCCTCGGTCTCGGTGCTCGCCTGCCCGGCGCTCCCCAAGCTCCGCGGAGG GTCCTGGAACGAGTTGGAGAGGCAAGGAAGAAGACAGGGAGGGAGCAgactcctctcctccctctttcttcGCCTCGAATTGACTGTGACCGGAGAAGAATCGCCGGCTGCTCG GGGAGGTGGGACAGCAACCTCCAAAGTAACCTATATGGATCTAAAAGGAAGGAGGGGGCTAGGGTGCAATGCTGCCGGCAGTGCTGTGAGCCCGGGGATGGGGAGCGGCGACGCCTCCTGGGGAAGGCTGGCACGGCCCGTGGGCGACGTCGTCTGAAGGTCGGGAAGGACGCCGGGGCCGCACCTGGCACCGCGCGGAAAGGCATGCAGATCCAGCAGGCATGGCAGGAAAGTCAGTCCCTCCCGGAGCAGCGATGCCGACCATCGGGGCTCCGCAGTCTGCAGAGTTTTCAGATGCTAGCTGCAGATGCAGATGTGTGTTTCTATACTCGGAGCAGTGTCTACCACCTGGGTCTGCCTCCGTGCCCCGTGCCTGTCAGTGTTTCAAAGGCATTTGGATAA